A portion of the Candidatus Thermoplasmatota archaeon genome contains these proteins:
- a CDS encoding ATPase domain-containing protein → MKEIPKEGELVRMSTGIQGLDEMLEGGAPFPSTLLVAGGAGTGKTTFGLQFLFEGAKRGEQGVYFTTLSETPQWLLRFTSRFKFIDRKYLGKEIRYVDLGKVLTWEKTSQSIIGAIEKEMSAIMPQRVVIDPITVVKDRLGNEYRPFVFELCARLKNWQSLTILTGEVMPEELYPLELAYTVDGIVLLTNIEEEGRRVRYLEILKMRGTEHLTGKYQFSISKNGITVIPGLK, encoded by the coding sequence ATGAAAGAAATTCCAAAAGAAGGAGAGCTTGTGCGCATGAGCACAGGAATACAAGGCTTAGATGAGATGCTAGAGGGTGGAGCGCCTTTTCCTTCCACGCTACTTGTTGCTGGGGGCGCAGGAACAGGTAAAACTACATTTGGGCTTCAGTTCCTTTTTGAAGGTGCGAAGCGTGGCGAGCAGGGTGTTTACTTTACAACCCTATCGGAAACTCCGCAATGGCTCTTAAGATTTACATCAAGGTTTAAATTTATAGATAGAAAATATCTGGGAAAAGAAATTAGGTATGTAGATCTAGGCAAGGTTCTTACTTGGGAGAAGACCTCTCAGTCAATAATAGGTGCAATAGAGAAGGAAATGTCTGCTATAATGCCGCAAAGAGTAGTTATAGATCCTATCACTGTAGTCAAAGATAGGCTTGGTAACGAATACAGGCCTTTTGTTTTCGAGCTCTGCGCTAGACTGAAAAATTGGCAATCGCTAACAATTCTGACCGGCGAGGTCATGCCTGAAGAGCTCTACCCTCTCGAGCTTGCATATACTGTGGATGGTATTGTCTTACTTACTAATATTGAAGAAGAAGGTAGAAGAGTAAGATATCTAGAAATCTTAAAGATGCGCGGTACAGAGCACTTAACAGGAAAATATCAATTCAGCATATCTAAGAATGGGATTACTGTTATACCTGGCTTAAAGTAA
- a CDS encoding AIR synthase-related protein, which translates to MALNKIEKALIHALFVHLHHNIDQVVDFKAIEQLNRKVSRIWPGALIVGPGDDAAVFQMPGIKGSFVAKMESHCSPCVPRPYDAAATAAGGAMRDVVAMGARPIFLLNFVGTRPPEEKVIVGPCGFSGKCRCGKCAEMTSKERLDLIMKGIRDMCETMGVFILGGGLSTSFSDIVPATVVAVIGKLVTEKSLTKPAKAAGDKIIIIGETDNDGNDTLFRAGLVKEMRPAIALFKEEIRTMQAALAAFETGKIKACSDLGAAGIGAAVCESARYGGFGAKVNLAKVPLKRSDITPEEILICETQARMALQVSPEDVEEVMEAIKSKDGIAEIIGEITEDQKEIFEYNGKTVAVIPNKPSKETLEELK; encoded by the coding sequence ATGGCACTAAACAAAATTGAGAAGGCTTTAATACACGCGTTATTTGTACATCTGCATCACAATATTGATCAAGTGGTTGACTTTAAAGCAATCGAACAACTGAACCGTAAAGTTAGTAGGATTTGGCCAGGAGCCTTAATAGTAGGGCCGGGAGATGATGCAGCGGTTTTTCAAATGCCTGGTATCAAAGGATCATTCGTTGCTAAAATGGAAAGCCATTGTTCTCCTTGCGTTCCAAGGCCATACGATGCAGCAGCCACCGCAGCTGGAGGAGCTATGCGAGATGTTGTAGCAATGGGAGCAAGGCCAATTTTTCTATTAAATTTTGTCGGGACCAGACCTCCAGAAGAAAAAGTAATAGTTGGTCCTTGTGGTTTCTCAGGTAAATGCAGATGTGGAAAATGTGCGGAGATGACCAGCAAAGAAAGATTAGATCTAATAATGAAAGGGATAAGAGATATGTGTGAAACAATGGGGGTTTTCATCCTAGGTGGCGGACTTTCAACTTCTTTTTCGGATATTGTACCAGCAACAGTAGTAGCAGTAATTGGAAAATTAGTTACTGAAAAATCTCTAACAAAACCTGCCAAGGCAGCTGGTGATAAAATTATTATCATTGGCGAAACCGATAACGATGGAAACGATACCTTGTTTAGGGCAGGATTGGTTAAAGAAATGCGACCAGCCATAGCTCTTTTTAAAGAGGAAATACGAACTATGCAAGCAGCTTTAGCTGCCTTTGAAACTGGTAAAATCAAAGCATGCTCAGACCTAGGGGCAGCGGGCATTGGTGCAGCGGTATGCGAGTCAGCCAGATACGGTGGCTTTGGAGCAAAAGTTAATCTAGCAAAAGTGCCTTTAAAGAGGAGTGATATTACCCCCGAAGAAATTTTAATTTGCGAAACTCAAGCGAGAATGGCTTTGCAGGTCTCTCCAGAAGATGTTGAGGAAGTAATGGAAGCTATTAAATCAAAAGACGGCATAGCGGAGATAATTGGCGAAATTACCGAAGATCAGAAAGAGATTTTTGAATATAATGGTAAAACTGTAGCAGTAATTCCCAATAAACCCTCTAAGGAAACATTAGAAGAACTAAAGTAA